The genomic region TGCCGTTAAAACTCATCGAAGAGGCCTATCAGCTTTCGGATACTGTGACGCTGAGAAAGCGAAAGTTAACTTTAGAATCTATGGCATGGTTACTTGTCGGTATGGCTATTTATAACGACAAGTCTATGGCAGATGTAGTAAACATGCTTGATATTGTTGATAGAGAAGGTAAGCCTTTTGTTGCTCCAAGCGCGCTCACTCAACGTCGAAAGGATTTAGGAGAGGCGGCTGCCAAAGCTTTGTTTGAATGTACGGGACGTCATTGGTATGAACATGCAAAATTACCGACGTGGAATGGGCTAACGTTGTTAGGCGTAGACGGGGTAGTTTGGCGGACAGAAGATACGCCACAGAATAATGAATCCTTCCTTAAGCCAACTAACCGTGATGGTCTTGAAACCCAGTATCCACAAGTACGTATGGTCTGCCAAATGGAATTAAGCAGTCATTTAATTACCGGCAGCGCATTTGATTGTTATAGCGTGAATGAAATGGTACTGGCCCAGCAATTAATTGAAACGACACCAGATAATAGTCTGACCCTATTTGACCGTGGTTTTTACTCGCTTGGCTTGCTGCACAAATGGCAAACAACGGGGACTGAACGCCATTGGCTTATACCGTTAAAAAAGAATACTCAATATGAAGTTATACGTAAGTTAGGTCGTCAGGATAAGCTTATCAAACTGACAAGCAATCCCCGAGCGAGAAAACTATTTCCTGAGTT from Thalassotalea sp. Sam97 harbors:
- a CDS encoding IS4 family transposase, yielding MHVSQALDIINNFKPNQVETLADMLPLKLIEEAYQLSDTVTLRKRKLTLESMAWLLVGMAIYNDKSMADVVNMLDIVDREGKPFVAPSALTQRRKDLGEAAAKALFECTGRHWYEHAKLPTWNGLTLLGVDGVVWRTEDTPQNNESFLKPTNRDGLETQYPQVRMVCQMELSSHLITGSAFDCYSVNEMVLAQQLIETTPDNSLTLFDRGFYSLGLLHKWQTTGTERHWLIPLKKNTQYEVIRKLGRQDKLIKLTSNPRARKLFPELPKELIVRLISRTVKGKQYDVLTSMVDPMRYPSADIADLYSHRWEIELGYREQKQYMLGNRLTLRSRLPELVKQELWGVLLTYNLIRYQMVQMCYSLKGDYLPYQLSFNGALAHIMRLLVGLPYSSPGAVPQHLKSFYSMAGSLILEPRRQRTFPRSVKKRPSRYPRKNNAAHLK